The Candidatus Methylomirabilota bacterium genome contains the following window.
CGAGCAGGGCGTGACGCCGGCCGAGGAGGCGCTGGCGCAGCTCCGACAGGTCGCGCTGGGACGCGGGCGCCGCGCGGCTGCCGATCGCCCCGCCGCCGAGCAGGCGTTCCGCGACTACCGGGCGGCGCTCTGGAAGGACTTCCCCGAGCTGGCGCCGAACGGCGACGACACCGTGGGGGGCGCGCTCCTGCGGCAGGGGCGCGTGGGCGAGGCGGTGCCGGTGCTGATTCGCGAGGCCGGGGCGCTGAGCGAGCCCGCGCAGCGGCTCCTCGACGCGCTGTACGAGCGGGGTGTCGAGGGACTGCTGCCCGCGCACGACCCGCGGATCCTCGGCTACTTCGACCGCGCGGCCGCCGAGGGCCTGCGCTCGCCCGTCAGGTAGGAGGCGTGTGATCCCACGCCGCGCTCTGCCGGCCGCGGTCATCGGGCTCGCGGCGAGCCTGACGGCGCTCGGTGTCGCGATGCTGGGCGGCGCGGCCGTCACCGCGCTCGAGGGGTCGGTCTACGATCGCGGGCTCCGCGCGCGCGCGGCGCCGGTCAGCCCCGCGCTGCTGGTCATCGTGCGCGATCCGGCGAGCGAGGCCCGGTTCGGCGCGGAGTCCTGGGACCGGGCGATCCTCGCCCGGCTCATCACGAGCCTCTCGCGCGCCGGGGCCGTCGCCATCGGGGTGGACGCCCCCCTCGGGCAGCCGAGCCCACCGGGCCGGGGCGGCGTGTCGAGCGACGCGCTGCTGAGCCAGGCGACCGCGCTGGCGGGCAACGTCGTCTATCCGATCACGCTCGACCTCCGGCCGGGCGCGACGGACGTGGCGCCGGCTCTCCCGTCCTCGGAGGCTCACGCATCGTGGCCGCCGCTCGCCGAGATCCCCCTGGCCCTGCCGCAGGCGGAGGCGAGAGCGCCGCTGTCCGGACTGGCCCGCCGCGCTCGAGCCGTGGGCCACACCGTCGCCCCGGCCGATCTCGATGGCGTCGTGCGCCGAGTTCCGCTCTTCGTCCGACTCGGCGACCGCGCCGTGCCGGCGCTCGGCCTCGGCCTCCTGGCCGTGGCCGGAGACGGCCCCGCGGGTCGGATCGTGATCGAGGGCCAGTGGGTGAGGGTCCCGCGGTCGCGCCCGATCGCCATCGACGGGCGCAGCCGCGCGCTCCTCGGTTACGCCGCGCCGGAGCGGCTCGACGTCGTGTCCTTCCTCGAGGTCTGGACCGCGATCGACGAGCGGCGGGCCGAGAGGCTCCGGAGCCTGGCCGACGACAAGATCGTCCTCGTGCTCGTCGAGCCTCAGCGGGAGCAGCGTCGCACGCCGGTCGGCCTCATGTCCGACGTCCTGATCCAGGCCCAGCTCGTGAACGCCGTGCTGGCGGGGTCGTGGCTCAGGGAGGCGCCGCTCGCGTGGACCCTGCCCGGCACGCTGGTCATCGCGGTCCTCACCGCGTGGCTCTGGCTCGCGCTCCCATGGTGGACGGCGCTCCTCGGTGTCGCCGGCCTCACATCGGGCTATGCCGCCGCGCTGCTCCTGTCGCCGTCGGTCGGCGTCGTGGCACCCGTGGTCCTGCCGCTCGCGTCGGTCGTCGCGGCCTCCGCCGGGGCCCTCGGCTTCCGCCAGCTCGGCTCGGCCTACCGCCTCCGGCACCTCGAGGGAGAGGTGCAGCGGATCCGCGAGGCGCTGGTGCGCGAGGAGTCCACGGTCGAGGCGCTGGAAGAGGACCTCGAAGAGGCGCGCGGGCGCCTCCAGACGGCCGACGCCTTGCGGGCCCAGCTCACAGAGGCTCGCGCTCGGGAGGAAGACACGCGAGGCCGGCTCGCCGCGCTTGAGCGAGAGCTGCGAGCCGCCGACACCCGCCTAGCGCCGCTCGATGACGCCGAGCTCGAGCGCCTGCGCGGGCGGTGCGCGGAGATCGGGATCATCACGCGCGATCCCGCCGTGCTCGCGCTCTTCCGGGACCTCGAGAAGGCGGCGCGCGCCACGCTGCCGATCCTGATCACCGGCGAGCCGGGGACGGGCAAGGAGCTGTTCGCGCGGGCGGCCCATCGCCTGAGCCCCCGCGGCGGCGGGTCCTTCGTGGCGGTCAACATGGCGGCCATCCCGCCCGAGCTCTTCGAGAGCGAGCTGTTCGGCCACGTAAAGGGGAGCTTCACCGGCGCGATCGGGGAGCGCCGGGGGTACTTCGAGCAGGCCGACCGCGGAACGATCTTCCTCGACGAGATCGGCGAGCTGCGCGCCGAGCACCAGTCGAAGCTCTTACGGGTCCTCCAGGAGAAGACCTTCCACCGGGTCGGCGCGACCCGCGCGACGGCGGTGGACGTCCGCGTCGTCGCCGCCAGCAACCGCGACCTCGAGCGCGGGATGGTCGCGGGCTGGTTCCGCGAGGACCTCTACTTCCGCTTGAAAGGCCTCGTCCTCCGCCTTCCCCCGCTGCGCGAGCGGCGCCAGGACGTCGCGCCGCTCGCGGCGCGGTTCGTGGAGGACGCCGCCGGAGAGGCAGGACGGCCGGTGGCGCTCTCCGCGGCGGCGCTTCAAGCGCTCGAGGGGCACGACTGGCCCGGCAACGTCCGTGAGCTCCAGCACTGCATCCAGCAGGCGGTCGCGCTCACCGAGCGGGCCGTCCTCGGGCCGGAGGACCTACGGCTCGCGCGGGCGAGCGAGGCGCGGACCGACGCCGCGGGCGACGCCGCGGTCCTCGACTGCCTGCGCAGGCACGGGTTCGACATGCAGGCGACGGCGCGGGCGCTCGGGTGGGACCGGAGCACGGTGACCCAGCGGCTCAAGGGCATGGGCTTCGGCGCCCTGGTCGACTCCCGCGGCGACCGGGGGAAGGCCGCGCTGGCGCTGGCCGGCGACCCGGCGCTCGCTCGCGCCGTGGACCTGAAGCTCGCCGAGTACCACGAGCATCTTCTGAGAGCCGTCGAGGGCTTCGAGTCCGCCGAGGCCGCCGTGGTCGCGTGCCGGCGCCGCTTCAAGAACCTGCCGGAGCGCCACTTCCGCTCGCTCGAGGTCCTCGTCCGCCAGCACTTTCAGACGCGCATGTGAGGGGACGCGTGCGGGGATGCGGGGCGTCCCCGCATGGCGCCGAGCGCGTCCCGCGCCCAAGCGCGTGAAACTATTCGTCCTGGGGAGTCCGACCGTCCTGGCGCGCGCGTTGCTCTCCCTCCTCCCCCAAGGAGGAACCACCCATGACCAACACACAGCACGCAGCGATCGTTGCAGGACTGTTCCTGATGGTCGGCGCCGCGACCTTCGGGACCTACTGGGTCGCGTCCAGGGGCACGGACGCGAAGCCGGCCGTGGTCGCGACCGCGGCGGCCGAGGCGCCGGCGGCACCGCCCGCCGTGGGTCCGGCGCCCGCCAACCTCGAGGTCATCCACGCCGACGTCTACTTCGACTTCAAGACCGCCCGCCTCAGCGCCGATGCGGTCCGCCTCCTCCAGGAGAAGGCGGCGCTCATGGACCACGCCAGCGTCTGGGTGGCGCTCGTGCAGGGGCACAGCGACCGCCAGGGCCCGGCCGAGTACAACAAGGTCCTCGCTCAGCGGCGCGCGGACGCGGTCAAGCGGTTCCTGGTCGAGCTCGGCGTCCCGGAGACGTCCATCAAGGTGGTGGCCATCGGGCCGGACGGCGCCCTCTGCGACGAGCCCACCAAGGAGTGCCAGCAGCTCAACCGCCGGGTGCACCTCGAGATCCGGAAGCTCGCCCGGACCGCGGTCACGCCGGTCCGCATCGAGACGAAGGACGGCGAGCAGCCCGCCCCGAAGACCCCGTAACCCGCCGCGCCACGACTCTCCGCCCCGCGGCGCCGGCGGCCCACGCCGCGCCACGGGGCGGAGACGTGGGCTAGCGGCCTCGGGGCGCCGTGCTCGGCTTGCCCGCCGCGGCGGCGGCGTCGGCCTTCTTGAAGTCGGCCTCGGTCAGGCCGTAGAGGTTCGCGCCCCCCATGAGGATGTCCGCCGCGATCTTGCGGGGGACGTTCTTCAGGAGGTTGTCCGCGACGTGCGGGAAGTTGGAGTCGAAGTGCGGGTAGTCCGTCGAGACGCACATGCGGTCGGCGCCGATGAGCCCCGCCGTCGCCTCGATCTCGGGCTCGCTCCCCTCGACCGCGGCCCAGCAATTGCGCCGGAAGTATTCCCGCGGGGTGAGCGAGAGGTAGGGCGCGTGGCTGTCACGGTACTGGGGGTAGTCCCACTCGATGCGCGACAGGAGTCCGGGCGCCCACGAGTTCTGGGCCTCGAGGAAGCCGACGCGGAGCTTCGGGTGGAACTCGAACACGCCCGCGATGATCATCGCGACCATCGCCTGCTGCATCTCGATCCAGTGGCTGGCGACGTGCCGGTAGAACCGGTTCTCGCCGTAGAGCTCGGTCATGCGAGAGTACACGGCGCCCACACCCTCGTGGAATCCCCAGGTCGCGTTCAACTCCTCGTGCACGCTGTAGAGGGGATCCCAGTAGTTCGAGTGCCAGTAGCGGCCGTTCACGAGGTTCGGGCGCATGAAGGAGCCGACGGCGCCGAGCTCCTTCACGCCCCGCACCAGCTCCTTGCACGCCAGGTGCACGTCGTGCACGGGCAGCATCACAACGAACTTCAAGCGCTCGGGGCTGTACTGGCAGAACTCGTGGATCCAGTTGTTGTAGGCCTGGCAGACGGCGAGCGAGAGCTGCGGATCGAGGTTGTTGCGGGCGATGAGGGAGAGGCCGGTGGTGGGGTAGAGGACGGCGATGTCGACGCCCTCCATCGCCATGCCCATCACCTGCGCCTCGCCGTTGTAATCGCGCTCGACGGCGAAGTCCAGCCGGCCGGTGTCGGCGAGCCGGGACCCCGAGAGGGGCTGCGTGCTCTGCGTCGGGCCGGGGCGGCGCCGCTTCCGGTACTGCTGGAGGTCGGCGTCCGTCGTAGGCGTCCCGTCGAGCAGGATCGCGCCGAACGTGCCGCGCGCCGGCCGTCCGTCGGCCCCCACCGGGACGCTCACCCGGCTCTTGAACTTCGGGTCCAGGTAGCGGTCGAAGAGATCCGGCGGTTCCATGACGTGCATGTCGGAGTCGACGAAGCGAAGCCCGTCCTTCATGGGAGCCTCCCCGGCGCGACGATGGACCTGCTTGTGGTCCGGACTATATCCCGCCCCGGCGGCGAGTCAAGTGCGACGCGGCGAGCGGTCACGCTCAGCGGCGCGCAGAGCGTGTCCGCTGTAGCGTGGAGTTGACCCCCGCGGTCCGGTATGACGCAAGCTCTTCACGCACAACCTGCCGCACGACGTCGAGAGTCGACCGCCGGTGGACGTGTTCCAGTAGTGCGTCGTTGATCAGCGTCTGATAGTTACCGCCCCCGGCCCTGTCGACTAGGTTTCGAAAGTACTCGAGCACCGTGTTGTCTAACCGGATCGAGATCTTCGTCTTGCCTGGTTCGGGCGTGATGACTGGGCCACGCTTCGCACGCGAGAAGTCTATGTTGCGATATTTCTCAGCTACGGCTTTCTTCATAAAGCTCCCCCTGACGCTTGTCCGCCTTCCACGCGGAGATCATCCGGATGATGTCCGGCCCCGCGTACGCGTATACAACGACGAGCAGGTTCGCCAGGTCGCTCAGGCCCAGCGTTACGAACCGCTGCTCTTCGAGAGCGTCCGGATCCGCTTGAGTCAAGGCGAAGGCGTCTTCCAGA
Protein-coding sequences here:
- a CDS encoding sigma 54-interacting transcriptional regulator, producing MIPRRALPAAVIGLAASLTALGVAMLGGAAVTALEGSVYDRGLRARAAPVSPALLVIVRDPASEARFGAESWDRAILARLITSLSRAGAVAIGVDAPLGQPSPPGRGGVSSDALLSQATALAGNVVYPITLDLRPGATDVAPALPSSEAHASWPPLAEIPLALPQAEARAPLSGLARRARAVGHTVAPADLDGVVRRVPLFVRLGDRAVPALGLGLLAVAGDGPAGRIVIEGQWVRVPRSRPIAIDGRSRALLGYAAPERLDVVSFLEVWTAIDERRAERLRSLADDKIVLVLVEPQREQRRTPVGLMSDVLIQAQLVNAVLAGSWLREAPLAWTLPGTLVIAVLTAWLWLALPWWTALLGVAGLTSGYAAALLLSPSVGVVAPVVLPLASVVAASAGALGFRQLGSAYRLRHLEGEVQRIREALVREESTVEALEEDLEEARGRLQTADALRAQLTEARAREEDTRGRLAALERELRAADTRLAPLDDAELERLRGRCAEIGIITRDPAVLALFRDLEKAARATLPILITGEPGTGKELFARAAHRLSPRGGGSFVAVNMAAIPPELFESELFGHVKGSFTGAIGERRGYFEQADRGTIFLDEIGELRAEHQSKLLRVLQEKTFHRVGATRATAVDVRVVAASNRDLERGMVAGWFREDLYFRLKGLVLRLPPLRERRQDVAPLAARFVEDAAGEAGRPVALSAAALQALEGHDWPGNVRELQHCIQQAVALTERAVLGPEDLRLARASEARTDAAGDAAVLDCLRRHGFDMQATARALGWDRSTVTQRLKGMGFGALVDSRGDRGKAALALAGDPALARAVDLKLAEYHEHLLRAVEGFESAEAAVVACRRRFKNLPERHFRSLEVLVRQHFQTRM
- a CDS encoding OmpA family protein, with amino-acid sequence MTNTQHAAIVAGLFLMVGAATFGTYWVASRGTDAKPAVVATAAAEAPAAPPAVGPAPANLEVIHADVYFDFKTARLSADAVRLLQEKAALMDHASVWVALVQGHSDRQGPAEYNKVLAQRRADAVKRFLVELGVPETSIKVVAIGPDGALCDEPTKECQQLNRRVHLEIRKLARTAVTPVRIETKDGEQPAPKTP
- a CDS encoding amidohydrolase family protein; this translates as MKDGLRFVDSDMHVMEPPDLFDRYLDPKFKSRVSVPVGADGRPARGTFGAILLDGTPTTDADLQQYRKRRRPGPTQSTQPLSGSRLADTGRLDFAVERDYNGEAQVMGMAMEGVDIAVLYPTTGLSLIARNNLDPQLSLAVCQAYNNWIHEFCQYSPERLKFVVMLPVHDVHLACKELVRGVKELGAVGSFMRPNLVNGRYWHSNYWDPLYSVHEELNATWGFHEGVGAVYSRMTELYGENRFYRHVASHWIEMQQAMVAMIIAGVFEFHPKLRVGFLEAQNSWAPGLLSRIEWDYPQYRDSHAPYLSLTPREYFRRNCWAAVEGSEPEIEATAGLIGADRMCVSTDYPHFDSNFPHVADNLLKNVPRKIAADILMGGANLYGLTEADFKKADAAAAAGKPSTAPRGR
- a CDS encoding BrnA antitoxin family protein, producing the protein MKKAVAEKYRNIDFSRAKRGPVITPEPGKTKISIRLDNTVLEYFRNLVDRAGGGNYQTLINDALLEHVHRRSTLDVVRQVVREELASYRTAGVNSTLQRTRSARR
- a CDS encoding BrnT family toxin → MRFEWDPRKAEANLRAHGVSFAEAVTVLEDAFALTQADPDALEEQRFVTLGLSDLANLLVVVYAYAGPDIIRMISAWKADKRQGELYEESRS